CAGTCCGGTTAAGTTGAAGCAACCGAgttagaagaaagaaaaagcgGTGATGACCGAAGAAGCACGTGGAGCGATCAGTACGAGCGAAATGTTATCACCGACATCGGCGTTATCATGCTGCTTTCACTGCCACTTTCTATATCTCCGGTTATCCCCCCCGccttttgatgattttccctcttcctttctttcttttggtttcTGTGGGTATCGGGACACTGCGAATGTCAGTGAATGTGAACAGAGGCATCTTCTATCGtatcgacatcatcaataggtctcttctgctcttcatctttaaCAAAGGCTTCATCGTACTTCCCGCTGTAATAGCTTAAACTTGGTTGCACGTGCCATATACAAAAaacaaagtgagttgatgtTCGTCTCTGCAACAGACTGCTGAGGACCGAGATAGAAACGTTATCGGTGGTGTGATTTAGCTGACGATTTGATCTCCAACTTATTACTTAGATGAAATATCTCGCTTcttaccttctcctccaactcGGTGGTAACACCTCCCCTTCCGCTTCCGACATCAAGGCTCACCTCGAGACCGTTGGTATCGAAGCCGAGCAAGAGAGACTCGATAAATTGATTTCCGAACTCGAGGGTAAAGACATCAACGAGGTGAGCATTTGTTTTTTCTTTAGATATGTTCGGATTGGATGTGAAGAGCGAGCAGCAAGCGTCATATGGTAGTGCACATCGAAGGAAGAGGAGTCTTTACGATTTTGCCAAGCAAGGGTCTCACATAGGGTGGGAGCAAAACTTGGAAGTTTGAGGATTCGGTGTCTTGTTGCTGCACATCTCCATATCCTCCCAGTCGATCTTGCTATTGCTTCTCTTGCCTCATTTGACTGTCGTCACTGTATGTCGCTGACTCTAACACTTTCATCCAGCTCATCGCTGAAGGTTCTTCCAAACTCGCTTCCGTTCCTTCCGGTGGTGCCGCTCCTTCTGCCTCTTCCGGTGGAGCTGCTGCTTCCGGTGGTGCCGCCGAGGCTGCCCCTgctgaggagaagaaagaggaggcTAAGGAGGAGTCCGATGACGACATGGTGAGTTGGCGTTCCTGTGGCTATTCCGCTTTGGTGAAGCTTTATACTAATCGGATACGTGCTGTGCAGGGTTTCGGTCTTTTCGACTAAACGTTTCGTCTTATCACTCAactccatcctcttctctcgTATCATGTAGCTTCGTCTTTCTcggaaaagcaaaagaaagcTTCGATGGGATTTATGGAATGCATTATATGACTACCTCACATCGCTGGTCTATGGAAGACTGCATGTGCAACGGCTTACTTCGTCGTGCCATTTGCAGACGAAGCATGCATTGCAGTAAATGGGCTAAAGATCACTTGATACGGTTACTATGTCGTCTCTATCTTTCGGCCCTCACTGAATACGCGAAATTGGCATGATAATCACAAGAACCACAAAAACTACTTGAGTTTGGCTGACCGCTCAATGCATGTCATGGCAATTACCAAAAATCCGTAAAGTGGGAGCTCACCTCTATCTTGCTCTCTTTGACAGGCTGGTTTGCGAAAGTTATGGCACGCATCGTAATTTGACAGCGTTCATTCCAAGGCTTTACCGTTCAGAAGACCGGCACCATGATTCACTTGTCTTTCATTGTGTACGAGATCTTTTGGATTCCCTCTTTCTCACTGGCGCCCTCTTGATCTGGCCCTGTGTTCACATACATTGACTTCTCTCTCATCTGTTTGCTTCTGGCGGTGAGTATCATAACATACAACAGCAATTGCATATACATAGGTATGACTCACAAGCATGTATgaaatttgatcccgtcgATGGGACGCGtactttcttccttttaaTTTTGCCAACATATCACGGTTTTTTTACGCGTATCTTCTCaactctcatcttcatcttaCGTTCATATCTTCA
Above is a genomic segment from Kwoniella shivajii chromosome 8, complete sequence containing:
- a CDS encoding 60S acidic ribosomal protein P2, which codes for MKYLASYLLLQLGGNTSPSASDIKAHLETVGIEAEQERLDKLISELEGKDINELIAEGSSKLASVPSGGAAPSASSGGAAASGGAAEAAPAEEKKEEAKEESDDDMGFGLFD